The DNA region CCGTCGACCTCACGTCGCGGCGGCGTCGCCTCAAGCGCCTCGCCCTCGCGGCCACCGCGTCCGCCCTCGCCCTCACGCTCGCCGCGTGCTCGTCCGGCGGCGACGCCTCGCCCGGATCGTCCTCGGACAGCGGCACCTACACGCTCGGACTCCAGGAGCCCGACAGCACGATCAACCCCCTCACCACCTCGGACTACAACGCGATGTTCATCGTGGGGCTGGCGTCCGAGGGACTGCTCAGCCAGGACGCGAAGGGCAAGCTCGAGGGCCGTCTGGCCGACTCGTGGAAGGCGTCGTCCGACGGACGCACCTGGACGGTGCAGCTCCGCGACGACCTGCAGTTCTCCGACGGTGCCGCCCTCACGAGCAAGGACGTCGTCGCGACGTTCGACTCGATCATCGGCAAGGACAGCCAGTCGCCCGGCAAGTCGAGCTTCGACGGCATCCTGCAGTCGGTCTCCGCCGACGGTGCCTCGACCATCGACTTCACGCTCGCCAAGCCGTACGCCGACTTCCCGTACCTGTTGACGGGTTCGAACACGACCATCCAGCCGGCCGGTTTCGACGCTTCGACGAACTGGGCCAAGCAGCCCGTCGGCGCCGGGCAGTTCGTGCTGACGAAGTACTCGGCCGGCCAGGGCGCCACGTTCACGAAGAACCCGGACTACTGGGACGCGAAGGACGTCGATCTCGACGAGGTCGACGTGAAGTTCTACGCTGACGACCAGGCCCAGCTGCTCGCGTTCCAGAGCGGGGAGATCGACCAGATCGCCGCAAGCCCCACCGCGACGTCGACGCTGCAGGCCTCGGACTACACCGAGACCGAGCCGTACTTCAACAAGTTCGACGGCATCTTCCTCGACGTCACCAAGGCGCCGTTCGACGACCCGAAGGTCCGTGAGGCCTTCGCCCTCGCGCTCGACCGCGAGGAGATCGTCAAGACGGTCTACGGCGGCGCAGCCGAGGTCGGCAACGACACCACGTTCTTCCCGAGTTCGGCGATCCAGCCGAAGGGGCTCGAACAGCGCGAGCAGGACAAGGCGAAGGTCGCGGACCTGCTCGGCGGCACGACCGTGTCCTTCGAGATCACGACGCTCGACGCCGAGAAGGCCCTCGCCCAGGTGGTGCAGCAGCAGCTCGAGGCGGTCGGCGGGTTCGACGTCACCCTCAAGGTGTTGACGAGCGCGCAGTACTACGCCGACGGCGACGACACCCCGTGGCTGAACGCGCCGGTGACGATCACCAACTGGGCGCAGCGCCTGCCCGCGCAGTACGTCGACCTGATCTACCGCGACGGCGCCGTCTGGAATGCCTCGAAGTACTCGAGCCCGGAGCTCGAGCAGCTGACCGACCGGTACGAGTCGACGACCGACGACTCGGAGCGGCAGGACCTGGCGAACCAGATCGCCGAGATCGAGTGGACCGACCTGCCCGTGATCGTCCCCGCGTTCGCGTCGAGCAGCATCCTGCTGCAGAAGCGCGTCACGGGCACCTTCCGGTCGGGGCAGGACTTCTCGGGCGGGTTCGACTTCCGGGGCATCGGGGTCACCGCGTCATGAGCACCGCGCGCCGCCGTCGTCTGCTGACCCTGGTCGGGCAACGGGTCGTCCAGATCCCGCTCGTCCTGGTCGTGGTCTCCGTCCTGACGTTCTGGCTCGTCCAGGTCGTGCCGGGTGACCCGGGCCGGAACGCCCTCGGGCAGTACGCGACGGCGGCGCAGGTGCGCGCGTGGAACGTCGACCACGGGCTCGACGGGTCCCTCGTCAGCCGGTACCTGCACTGGATCGGCGGGTTCGTCACGGGGGACTGGGGCACGAGCTTCGTCTACTCCGAGCCGGTCCGCGACCTGGTGCTCGGCCGCCTCGGCAACTCCCTGCTGCTCGGCGCGTACGCGTTCGTCATCATGGTGCCGGTCGCGATCACGCTCGGCGCCGTGCAGGCGTACCGGCAGGGACGCCGCTCCGACCGGGCCGTCACGGTCGGGCTGCTGACGATCTCGGCGGTGCCGGAGTTCGTCGTCGGGATCGTGCTGCTGCTCGTCTTCGCGGTCTGGCTGCGGGTGGTGCCGGTGCAGGCGTCCGGTGCGCTCGACGCCGGGTTCGGCGAGCGGCTCCGGGTGCTCACACTGCCCGCCGTGGTGCTCGCCCTGGCGTACCTCGCCGTCCTGACCCGGATGGTGCGTGCGGGGACGATCGAGACCATCCGGTCGCAGTTCCACCGCACCGCCGTGCTCAAGGGCCTGACGACCGGTCAGGTCGTCCGCCGGCACGTCGTCCGGAACGCGCTCATCCCGACGTTCTCGGTGCTCGGCATCTACCTCGGCACCCTGCTCGGCGGCAGCGTCATCGTCGAGACCCTGTTCTCCTACCCGGGCCTCGGCGCGTTGCTCGTGTCGGCCGCCGAGCGCAAGGACGCCCTGCTGCTCGAGAGCGGGGTGATGCTCGCCGGGGCGCTCTCGCTCGGCGCGCTCCTGCTCACCGACCTGCTGTTCGTGGTGGTCGATCCCCGGATCCGCTTCGAACGGGCGGCCACCGCATGACCGCCGTCGTCCCCGGCGCCGTCGAGACCGACGCCCTCGCCGGACGTCCGCCGGCGTCGACCACCACGGGCACCGCACGGGTCACCCGCCGCGGGTGGCGCGGACTGCTCCGGCGTCCCACGTTCCTGGTCTCCGTGGCGGTCCTGCTCTGGTGGGTCGTCCTGGCCGTGGGCTGGCACCTGCTCGGCCTGCAGCCCTTCGCCCGCACCGGCGAGCTCCTGCAGGCACCGAGCGCCGCGCACTGGTTCGGCACCGACTCGCTCGGTCGCGACGTCTTCGCCCGTGTCGCCGCCGGAGCCCGGCCGGCGCTCGTCATCGGTCCGTTCGGCGCGGCGCTGGCGACCGTCGTCGGCGGCACCCTCGGCCTGCTCGCCGGCTACCACCGCGGCTGGGTCGACACCGCACTGATGCGGTTCTTCGACGTGCTGCTCGCGTTGCCCAGCCTGATCTTCCTGGTCGTCCTCGTCGGCGCCTTCGGCGTGTCGACGCCCGCGCTCGTGCTCATCGTCGGCGTGCTCTTCGCCCCGGGCATCGCACGGATCGTCCGCGCCGCGGTGCTCGTCGAGATGGGCAAGTCCTACGTCCAGGCCGCACGGCTGCAGGGCGAGAGCGCCTTCCGGGCGATGGTCACCGAGTTGCTGCCGAACGTGGTCGGGGTCTTCGTGGTCCAGGCGGTCCTGAGCCTCGGTGCCGCGATCTTCATCACCGCGTCGCTGTCGTTCCTCGGGCTCGGTTCGCAACCACCGGCCGCCGACTGGGGGCTCGACATCAACGCGAACCGCGCCTACCTGCAGGCCGCGTGGTGGACGGTCGTGTTCCCGGGTGTCGCCGTGGCGTCGATCGTCGTGTCCGCGAACCTGATCGCCGACAACCTCAAGGAGGTCTCCGAGTGACCGAGCAGACCGGCACGCGCGAGCAGCCCCGGACCACCGGCACGACCGACGCACTGGTCCGCGTCGAGGGGCTCACGGTGTCGTACCGCGGCACCCGGGTGGTCGACGACGTCGCGTTCGCGATCGAGCCCGGTGGCTCGTACGGGCTCGTGGGCGAGTCCGGCTCCGGCAAGAGCACCGTGGCCGGCACGCTGACGGCGTCGCTCGGCCCGGACGCCGCCGTCGGGTCGTCGGCGCTGGTCGTCGACGGCGTCGACGTCGCGTCCTTGCGCGGTGAGCGCCTCCGGCGGTTCCGCCGCGACGTCGTGGCGGTCGTCCACCAGGAACCCGGCCTCGCCCTCAACCCGACGATGACGGTCGGGCGCCAGGTCGCCGAGGTCCTGCGCGCCACGGGCTCCGGCCGCACGGCTGCGGACACCGCGACGATCGAGTCGTTCACGCGGGTCGGCCTGCCGTCACCGACGACGATCGGCGTGCGGTACCCGCACGAGCTGTCCGGCGGTCAGCAGCAGCGGGTGGCGATCGCCATGGCCCTGGTGGCCCGTCCGCGCCTGCTCGTGCTCGACGAACCCACCACCGGCCTGGACAGCACGGTCGAGGCGGGCATCATGGCGCTCATCGACGAGCTCCGGACCGAGATCGGCTTCGCGACCCTGCTCATCAGCCACAACCTGCCGCTGGTCGCCGCGCACTGCGGCCGGGTCGGGGTGCTCCGCCACGGGGTGCTCGTCGAGGAGGGCACCGCGGCCCAGGTGCTGCTCCACCCCACGGAGCCGTACACCAAGCAGCTCGTCGACGCCCTGCCCGACATCACGACGGGCAAGGCGGGAACGGCGGGCAAAACGGGGACGACCGCCGAGACCGCGCAGCACGACGTCCTCGCGACGATCAGGGGCCTCCGCAAGGAGTACGACGGCGCCGTCGCCCTCGACGGCATCGACCTCGAGGTGCGCCGCGGTGAGGTGCTGGGCGTCGTCGGGGAGTCCGGCTCCGGCAAGACGACCTTCGGCCGAGCCCTCGCCGGACTGGTCCGACACGACGGCACGATCAGGCTGGACGCCGGCGACGAGACGCCGACCGGTACCCCACCCGTGCAGGTCGTGTTCCAGAACGCGGACGCCTCGCTCAACCCGCGGCGCACGGTCCGACAGGTGCTCGGACGGGCGATCCGGCTGCTGCACGGCGACGGCACCGCCGAACAGCTCGCGGCGCGTGTCGGGCTGCCCGCCGACGTCCTCGACCGCCGGCCCGCGCAGCTGTCCGGCGGGCAGAAGC from Curtobacterium sp. MCJR17_020 includes:
- a CDS encoding ABC transporter substrate-binding protein; protein product: MTVDLTSRRRRLKRLALAATASALALTLAACSSGGDASPGSSSDSGTYTLGLQEPDSTINPLTTSDYNAMFIVGLASEGLLSQDAKGKLEGRLADSWKASSDGRTWTVQLRDDLQFSDGAALTSKDVVATFDSIIGKDSQSPGKSSFDGILQSVSADGASTIDFTLAKPYADFPYLLTGSNTTIQPAGFDASTNWAKQPVGAGQFVLTKYSAGQGATFTKNPDYWDAKDVDLDEVDVKFYADDQAQLLAFQSGEIDQIAASPTATSTLQASDYTETEPYFNKFDGIFLDVTKAPFDDPKVREAFALALDREEIVKTVYGGAAEVGNDTTFFPSSAIQPKGLEQREQDKAKVADLLGGTTVSFEITTLDAEKALAQVVQQQLEAVGGFDVTLKVLTSAQYYADGDDTPWLNAPVTITNWAQRLPAQYVDLIYRDGAVWNASKYSSPELEQLTDRYESTTDDSERQDLANQIAEIEWTDLPVIVPAFASSSILLQKRVTGTFRSGQDFSGGFDFRGIGVTAS
- a CDS encoding ABC transporter permease: MSTARRRRLLTLVGQRVVQIPLVLVVVSVLTFWLVQVVPGDPGRNALGQYATAAQVRAWNVDHGLDGSLVSRYLHWIGGFVTGDWGTSFVYSEPVRDLVLGRLGNSLLLGAYAFVIMVPVAITLGAVQAYRQGRRSDRAVTVGLLTISAVPEFVVGIVLLLVFAVWLRVVPVQASGALDAGFGERLRVLTLPAVVLALAYLAVLTRMVRAGTIETIRSQFHRTAVLKGLTTGQVVRRHVVRNALIPTFSVLGIYLGTLLGGSVIVETLFSYPGLGALLVSAAERKDALLLESGVMLAGALSLGALLLTDLLFVVVDPRIRFERAATA
- a CDS encoding ABC transporter permease, translating into MTAVVPGAVETDALAGRPPASTTTGTARVTRRGWRGLLRRPTFLVSVAVLLWWVVLAVGWHLLGLQPFARTGELLQAPSAAHWFGTDSLGRDVFARVAAGARPALVIGPFGAALATVVGGTLGLLAGYHRGWVDTALMRFFDVLLALPSLIFLVVLVGAFGVSTPALVLIVGVLFAPGIARIVRAAVLVEMGKSYVQAARLQGESAFRAMVTELLPNVVGVFVVQAVLSLGAAIFITASLSFLGLGSQPPAADWGLDINANRAYLQAAWWTVVFPGVAVASIVVSANLIADNLKEVSE
- a CDS encoding ABC transporter ATP-binding protein; translated protein: MTEQTGTREQPRTTGTTDALVRVEGLTVSYRGTRVVDDVAFAIEPGGSYGLVGESGSGKSTVAGTLTASLGPDAAVGSSALVVDGVDVASLRGERLRRFRRDVVAVVHQEPGLALNPTMTVGRQVAEVLRATGSGRTAADTATIESFTRVGLPSPTTIGVRYPHELSGGQQQRVAIAMALVARPRLLVLDEPTTGLDSTVEAGIMALIDELRTEIGFATLLISHNLPLVAAHCGRVGVLRHGVLVEEGTAAQVLLHPTEPYTKQLVDALPDITTGKAGTAGKTGTTAETAQHDVLATIRGLRKEYDGAVALDGIDLEVRRGEVLGVVGESGSGKTTFGRALAGLVRHDGTIRLDAGDETPTGTPPVQVVFQNADASLNPRRTVRQVLGRAIRLLHGDGTAEQLAARVGLPADVLDRRPAQLSGGQKQRVAIARAFAGPVPLVVCDEPTSALDVSVQARILDLVLDLQRTTGTTCVFISHDLAVVRRVADRIAVFDGGHVVDVGPAERLFDADAHPRTRELVAAALDLRRRAGLVAPAA